TGCTGACAAGCGTCAGTACCAAAGGTACGGCTCATGATGCCAATCAGGTTTGCTTTGATACCAAAATCACGTATACCAGCTTCCACGCCATCGACAACCGCTTCGACCACGCCTGCAACAGGCAATTTGTGTTTCATTGCCATGTAATATGGAGAGAAGCGTAGCTCCGCATAATCGATCTGCGCATTCAGTGCGTCTTCAACGTTTTCGTAAGCAACGCGGCGACAGGCATCCAGGTCACCAAGAACTGCCACTCCCCAATCGAGCTTTGAAAGGAAGGCTACCAAAGATGGTTCTGCTTCAACTATCTGTACATGCGGAGTGAGTGATTCGACATCATACGCTGGAAGTGCGACGCCAAACTGTTGACCAAGCTCTAAGATTGTCTTGGTGCGGATATTTCCGTCAAGGTGACGGTGCAAGTCTGTAAGTGGTAAGTTCTTGGTTATCATTATTGTAATTCCAGTTGTCTGAATTGCACTAAGTATAAGAATCAATGCCAGAAGTGTCAGTAAGCATTGCGTGTAAAACCGACTAATAGTGCTGATATTTATTTCATGTTCACTAGATCTGTTGGCCACTCTTCGAACGGTACCGGGTGGCTAAATAAGAATCCTTGACCTTGTGGGCAGTTAAGAGAGACGAGCATTTGTGCCTGCTCTGCGGTTTCGATGCCTTCAGCGACAAGATCAACTTTCATTCCTTGAGTCATATTGATGATGGCAGCGACAATGGAAGTGTCGAGGTGCTCTTTTTCCATTTTCTGGACGAAAGTGCGATCGATTTTGAGGCAATCAAAGGGCAGCTTGTGTAGATATGCCAATGAGCTGTATCCGGTACCAAAGTCGTCGATAGCAATGTGAATACCAAGGTCACGTATAGATTGCATGTTATGAATAATCACCGGATCATTATCCACAATACGCGACTCTGTGATTTCCAACGTCAAGTTGTCGGCATTTAAACCTGATGACGTAAGTATTGAACGCAGTGATTCCCCTAAATCGGGGTTAGAGAGCTGTTTCACTGATAAGTTGACATGGAGGTGAAAATTCTTATCCCATTTGCCTTCTTCCATACCTTTCACGGTATCTTCACAGGCCTGAGTAAGTATTTGCTCACCAATTAAGCCAATTAAGCCACTCTCTTCTGCAATAGGAATGAAATCCAGAGGGGATATCAAGCCAGAGGTAGGAGATAGCCAGCGAGCCAGTGCTTCCGCGCCAATTACCTCGCCCGTGTTGAGATTGACGATTGGCTGATAAAATGGCACAAACTCGTTATGTTCTAGAGCATCCTTAATTTTGGCTTGCATCAGCGTGCGTTTGCGCGAAATATCGGCCATTTCAGGCTTGTAGTGACTGACCTGATTGAGGTCTTGCTTGGCGGTACTTAAGGCTATACTACCGTTGCGCAGCCATAGCGTCATACTGTTGTGTTCGCTCTCGGTTACAACACCGATCGCTACACTGACCACCACACTTTCCTGCTCCATGACGAAAGGTGCGGCAAACATTTGTTGAATTCTATGTGTAGCAAATGTGATTTGCTCACTATTGAGATGGTCAGTGAAGTAGATTGCAAACTCATCCCCACCAATTCTGGCCATGTAGCAATCTTCATCAAACAGGGCTTTAAGTCTTTCTGCAATAATAACGAGTAGCTGATCTCCCTTGTAATGACCTAAGCTATCGTTAATATCACGAAATTTGTTGATCCCAATAAGCAGCAAGCAGCCATTCATTTTTGGCAATCCATCACAGGTATCGATAAAGCCTTCTCGGCTATAGAGTTTAGTCAGTGAATCAAATAACAATTGAGAGCGAAGGGCACGAAAAGACGCTTTGAGGTTGTTGGCCATTTCGTTAAAGGCGAACACTAACATGTTGGTTTCATAGATATACCCAGGTTTTGGCATGGTGCTATCCCAGTCACCTTTAGCCAAATGCTTGGCCGCAGCGGCTGTAGAAGTAATTGGGGTCACTATGCGATTAAAAGCGACTAGGCCAATCACGATGCCGATAAAGCTGGCAATGACACCAATGATCCAACTGTCTCTTTGACTTTCGGGCAATTGACCAAGTAGATCGGATTCAGATATAGCGACGCCGATGTACCACTTGAGGCCGAATTCATCGGTATAGGGTGTAATGTGATTGAAATAGCGTTTTCCATTAACATCCAAGCTGAAGCGATTGGTTTTTGGCGAGGAATGGAATTGGTGATTAAATGCATGTTCTGCACTTTTTTTGACGATGGGATTTGAGCTTTCTGTTGCGAGTAGACGTTGGCCTTTATCACTTAATGGCGTTCCCCAAGAGACCACATTTCCCCCAGTTGAGTGAGCAACGAGCCTGCGTTCTTGATCAAATAGATAAATTGCTGCGCTGGTTTTTTCTTGTTGTTTCTTTAGGAACGTGTTGAAAGTGCCAATTTTGATATCGGCAACCACGACCCCCTGAAAACGTTGTTGCTGAAATACCGGAGTTAAGGCTGACAGGGTAATCTCTTGACGTTCATCAGCATTAGCATAAATTGACGACCACATAGGGACGCGGCTTTTTGCAACTGGCGCATACCAAGGGCGAATGCGAGGATCATAGCCTTCAAAGACTGAACGAATATCGTCACTGACAACTTGTCCTCGGTATATAACCAATTTTTGTTCTGTGCGATCATCTTGAATCATCAAGGTGTAATTTTGGTTGGCTTCTTTGCGAAAACCAATGTATTCGGCGCCTTCGCCACCGAAGCCAATCACATCAAGTTGAGGGATTGAACGATACAAGTCATGGAAGCTAGTGAGAAGAAATTTCTCAATCACAGAGGTGTTCCCTTTCTCGTACAATTGGTTGAAGCCTATGTTGTGGCTGAGGGATAAACTGGCCTGAAATGGTCGACTCAAAAAGTTATCTAGCTCTAGAGTGACGTTATCGGTGAGCGCAGTCAGTTGCTTGTCACTGATGTCCAAGACCATTTCTTCATAACTGCGCTTTTGCACAGTGACGATAACGCCAATTGTAAAGAGAAAAATCATTACAAAAGGGAGAACGACTGCGGTTCTTAATGTGATTTGCGTAGTTGACGACATGCTGTCCTTAAATACTTGAAACTAAAATCCGTATAGCAGGTTTGAGTCTGCAAGCAAACAGCCATAGTGCACTGGTGCTGACCCATAAAGCCCTAAAATGCTTACCAATTGTACAATGCGACAGGCTTTATGGAATACATTAATTGAGCTAGGTGTTAATAAAGCTCTTTTAGTTTTCGGGTTAACGTGTTTCTTCCCCAACCGAGAACTTTGGCTGCATCTTGCTTGTGGCCGTTGGTATGCTCTAAGGCTGCTTCCAAAAGTATACGTTCAAATTCAGGAAGTGCGTAGGTCAGCAATTCGGTATCCCCTTGAGAGAGAGACTGTCTTGCCCAGCTAGAAAGCTGCTGCTGCCAGCTTACATCTGTATCGAAGTGAGCGTTGGATTTCTCTTCCAATAATTCAGTTGGGAGATCCGCTGGGAGGATTTCACTCCCGCTTGCCATCACAGTGAGCCAGCGACAGATGTTCTCCAATTGCCTGACATTGCCTGGCCAGTTAAGCCTATTGAGCGCTTCAATTGCAGAAGGGTGAAGCGTTTTGACATCCACCCCCAGCTCCTCTGCGGCCAAGGCAAGAAAATGTAGAGTGAGTTTTTCAATGTCTTGTTTGCGCTCACGCAATGCTGGAATTTGAATACGTATAACGTTTAGGCGATGAAATAGATCTTCACGAAAATCGCCTTGATGCACTAATCTCTCTAGGTTTTGGTGAGTCGCTGCGACAATTCGGACATCCACTTTGATCGGAGAGTGACCACCAACGCGATAAAACTGGCCATCAGCAAGTACCCGTAGTAATCGAGTTTGAATGTCGAGTGGCATGTCACCAATTTCATCAAGGAACAATGTGCCCCCGTTCGCTTGTTCAAAGCGCCCTTGTCGGATGCTATTGGCTCCCGTAAATGCCCCTTTTTCATGACCAAACAATTCAGACTCAATCAGGTCCTTGGGTATTGCCGCCATGTTAAGCGCAATAAATGGTTTGCTGGCCCTCGGGCTGTGTCGGTGTAGTGCATGAGCGACCAATTCTTTACCCGTTCCTGATTCACCGTTAATCAGGACTGAAATGGATGAACGAGATAACCGACCTATCGCACGAAAGACTTCCTGCATCGCAGGAGCTTCACCAATGATCTCTGGTGTATTGTAATCATTGGAATCTGAACTCGCTTGGTCGCGCTTTTGCTCCTGACTGTGCGCAATAGCACGTTCTACTAGTGTGAGCGTTTCATCGACATCAAAGGGCTTTGGCAGGTATTCAAATGCGCCTTTTTGATAGGCATTGACGGCGGCATCTAAATCGGAGTGCGCCGTCATGATGATCACCGGTAATTCGGGTGAACGGTCATGTACTTGTCTTAGTAGTTCGATGCCATCGATACCCGGCATACGAATGTCGGAGACCAGCACATCGGGCGTTTCACGTTCCAGTGCCAGTAAGACACTTTCAGCGTCGGAAAATGTATCGCACTTAATATTTGCTGACGAAAGGGTTTTCTCCATGACCCAACGGATGGAGCTATCATCATCGACCACCCAAACGTATCCTTTACTCATAACGAACTTATCCTTTCAGCAATGCAACTTACGTAAATTTAAATAGGCAGATATATGGTGAATGTGGTTCTGCCTGGCCAGCTTTCGACATCAATTTTGCCTTGATGCTGGTCTATTAGGTTCTGAGCGATTGATAAGCCCAGTCCTGTACCGCCTTCTCTTCCACTGACCATTGGATAGAAAAGGGTGTCTTGTAATTCTGCGGGGATGCCCGGCCCGTTGTCGATGATCTCTACCCGCGCAGCCAGCTTGCAGCGCTGACCATGAATATTGGTTTGATGCACTGTTCTGGTGCGAATGATGATATTGCCATTGTTCTGCTTCTGCAGAATTTGCCCAGCATTACTGACAATATTTAAAAGCGCTTGCTCAATCTGATCCGAATCCATTAAGAATTCCGGCAAACTAGGGTCGTAGTCACGCTCGATGGTGACGGACCGATCGACTTCTAACTCGACTAGTTGACGTACTTTCTCCAATATCAGGTGGAGATTTTCTTGTTGTTTTTTGCCCGGCTTTTGTGGACCAAGCAGGCGATCGACTAAGGAACGTAGTCTGTCTGCCTGTTCGATGATGATTTGGGTGTATTCCGTCAGGGATTGATCTGGCAGCATGCGTTCGAGTAACTGCGCCGCGCCGCGCAAGCCACCTAGCGGGTTTTTTATTTCATGAGCGAGCCCACGCACCAGTAGTTTGGCTGCTTGCTGTTGTGCGTGTTGATTCAATTCTTGCGATAAACGCCGTTGTTGACCAATCTTGCGCATTTCGACCAACAGCATGAGTTCTTTTTGCCAAGAGATCGGGCTGACCGTCACTTCGAGCATAAGCGGCTTACCATCTACCACAAAGGTGACGTCACTGTCGGTAATGCTTTGGCCGCTTTGTAGCGGCTGAGACAGTAGTGCTAAGTCCATAGAAGCGTGCTGGATGAGCTTGGACAACGGCTGGTCAACGATGCGTTTGGCACTTTGTGAAAACAACTGCTCCGCAGCTGGATTAGCATAACGGACTTGCAGTGATTCATTCATGATCAGTACAGACGTGACCTGATGATTGAGTATGATGTTATCGAGTTCGCTGCTCACTGTCGTCCCTCATCCTTGACCTTAAAATGTGCAATGCACCATTTTGGTGCGGTTACATTCCAAGTATGGCGCAATAACTCATGCAGAAGAAGTAAAAAGGCCATATATCATCGCTTTTAAGCACCATCATTGCTGATTGCACCGTCATGAACTGAATAATGCAATAAGCTTGCCGAGCATAAGATATTGAATAAAAAGCTTTTTGTTAGTGGGTTAGATATAAAAAAGGCTCACGTTATCGGTGAGCCTTTCTAAGGAAGGAGTTAATCGACGGAGCGATTACACAGAGTAGTAAAGTTCAAACTCAAGTGGGTGAGTTGTCATGTTTACTTGTTCTACGTCCTGAGACTTAAGGCCGATGTAAGAATCGATAAAGTCGTCAGAGAATACGCCGCCAGCTGTTAGGAACTCACGGTCTGCATCTAGTGAATCTAGTGCATCTTTCAGTGAGTAAGCCACTGTTGGGATTTCTGCTGCTTCTTCTGCTGGTAGATCGTATAAGTCTTTATCCATTGCTTCACCTGGGTGGATCTTGTTCTTAATACCGTCAAGACCAGCCATTAGCATTGCTGCAAAACATAGGTATGGGTTAGCAGATGGATCACCGAAGCGAACTTCGATGCGACGTGCTTTCGGGCTTGGTACCACAGGGATACGAATAGAAGCACTACGGTTACGAGCGGAGTAAGCTAGCATTACAGGCGCTTCGAAACCAGGAACAAGACGCTTGTATGAGTTAGTCGACGCGTTTGCGAATGCGTTGATTGCACGAGCGTGTTTGATGATACCGCCAATGTAGTAAAGTGCCGTTTCAGATAGACCGCCGTACTTATCACCCGCGAACAGGTTAACACCGTCTTTAGCTAGAGATTGGTGCACGTGCATACCAGAGCCGTTGTCACCAACTAGTGGTTTCGGCATGAAGGTCGCTGTCTTACCAAATGCGTGAGCAACGTTATGAACCACGTACTTGTAGATTTGGATTTCGTCTGCTTTTGAAGTCAGTGTGTTGAAACGAGTCGCGATTTCGTTCTGACCTGCAGTCGCTACTTCGTGGTGGTGCGCTTCTACAACTAGACCCATTTCTTCCATGATTAGACACATAGCAGAACGGATGTCTTGAGATGAATCGACAGGAGCTACTGGGAAGTAACCACCTTTCACGCCAGGGCGGTGACCTTTGTTGCCTTCTTCGTAATCAGAACCTGTGTTCCATGCTGCTTCCACATCGTCGATCTTAAAGAAAGAACCTGACATATCGGTCGCGAACTTCACGTCGTCGAATAGGAAGAACTCTGGCTCAGGACCGATAAGTACGGTATCAGCAACGCCTGTAGAGCGCATGTAATCTTCAGCGCGTTTAGCGATAGAGCGTGGGTCACGATCGTAACCTTGCATCGTTGCAGGCTCAAGGATGTCACAGCGGATGTTTAGAGTTGCATCTTCAGTAAATGGGTCGAGTACAGCAGAGGATGCATCTGGCATCATAACCATATCTGACTCGTTGATGCCTTTCCAGCCAGCAACTGAAGAACCATCGAACATCTTACCTTCTTCGAAGAAGTCTGCATCGATTTGGTGAGCAGGGATAGAGATATGTTGCTCTTTACCTTTTGTGTCGGTAAAGCGTAGGTCAACAAACTTAACTTCGTTTTCTTGGATCAGCGATAGAACGTTTTCAACTGACATCTTGGATAACCTCCAGTGTTATTAAAGCGGGTTAGCTCGATTGGTTTAACAAATCCAGCATTGATTAATTTCATTTCAATCGTATTAATCGATGCTGATTTAAATAAAGCCAAAACCGTGCCAAAAAAATTATTCCATTAATTTCAAGCAATTAATTGTTTAAGTGTCAGATTGGTGCAAAGTTCTGCACCAAAATGAACTAAGAATGCACCCTTGTGGTGCAATGTGCATGTGTTGCACCAATATGTAACAAAAGCGTATTCCATTCAGCCGCTATTCGTCATCTATGTCAACGCATAATTTCGTATATTCAGAGCGATATTGAGTTCGATCAAAGCACATTCATCAGAAAACCAGCGTATCAGATCACATATTTCTGGGTTTTTCGCTAAAATCTGGTACATTATGGCCGTTTTTTTAATCAAGTAAGCTCGCTTCATTCATCGACTATGTTTGAAGCGAGCTTCTACTATCGAGTGAATCAAATCCATGGCTACTCCACAGATTGATAAATTGAGAAATATCGCGATCATCGCGCACGTTGACCACGGTAAAACAACACTGGTTGATAAACTGCTACAGCAATCAGGCACTTTAGAGTCTCGCGGTGAAGCTGAAGAGCGAGTCATGGACTCGAACGACATCGAAAAAGAGCGCGGCATTACCATTCTTGCTAAAAACACAGCAATTAACTGGAATGACTACCGCATCAACATCGTAGATACTCCGGGACACGCGGACTTCGGTGGTGAAGTTGAGCGTATTATGTCAATGGTAGACTCAGTGCTGCTGATTGTTGACGCTGTTGATGGCCCTATGCCTCAGACTCGCTTCGTAACACAGAAAGCATTTGCTCACGGTCTTAAGCCAATTGTTGTTATCAACAAGATTGACCGTCCTGGCGCTCGTCCTGATTGGGTTATGGATCAAGTATTCGACCTATTCGATAACCTAGGTGCCACTGACGAACAGCTAGACTTCAAAGTGGTTTACGCATCAGCGCTTAACGGTTGGGCTTCTCTAGAAGAAGGCGAAACTGGCGAAGATATGGAACCGCTATTCGAAACCATCGTTGAAGAAGTGACAGCACCGCAAGTTGACCTAGACGGTCCACTACAGATGCAAGTTTCTCAGCTAGATTACAGCTCTTACGTTGGTGTTATCGGTGTTGCTCGTGTCACTCGTGGTAGCGTTAAGCCTAACCAACAGGTTACTGTTATCGGTGCGGACGGTAAGACTCGTAACGGTAAAGTCGGCACTGTAATGGGTTACCTAGGTCTTGAACGTCACGAAGTCGAGCAAGCTAACGCAGGTGACATCGTTGCAATCACAGGTCTTGGTGAGCTGAAAATTTCCGATACTATCTGTGCACAAAACCAAGTTGAAGCGTTACCAGCACTTTCTGTTGATGAGCCAACGGTAACCATGACGTTCCAAGTAAACACGTCTCCGTTTGCTGGTAAAGAAGGTAAATTCGTAACGTCACGTAACATCCTTGAGCGTCTAGAAAAAGAGCTAGTACACAACGTAGCACTGCGCGTTGAGCAACTCGATGATCCAGACAAATTCCGCGTATCAGGCCGTGGTGAACTTCACCTATCTATCCTGATCGAAAACATGCGTCGTGAAGGCTTCGAGCTAGCGGTTTCTCGTCCTGAAGTTATCATCAAAGAAGAAGATGGTCAGCTAATGGAACCGTACGAAACGGTAACTATCGATGTGATGGAAGAGCACCAAGGCGGCATCATGGAGAACATCGGCCTACGTAAAGGTGAGCTGACTGACATGTCTCCAGATGGCAAAGGTCGTGTACGTATGGACTTCATCATGCCTTCTCGTGGTCTGATTGGTTTCCAAACTGAATTCATGACGCTAACATCGGGTTCTGGTCTTCTTTACCACACATTCGATCACTACGGTCCACACAAAGGCGGCGAGATCGGTCAACGTATCAACGGCGTATTAATCTCTAACGGTATGGGTAAAGCGCTAACCAACGCACTATTCAACCTACAAGAGCGTGGCCGTATGTTCATCGGTCACGGTGTAGAAGTATACGAAGGCATGGTTGTTGGTATTCACAGCCGTGACAATGACCTAACAGTAAACGTACTGAAAGGTAAGCAGCTAACCAACGTTCGTGCTTCTGGTACTGATGATGCACAGGTCCTTACTCCGCCAATCATCATGACACTTGAGCAAGCACTTGAGTTCATCGATGATGACGAGCTAGTAGAAGTAACTCCTGAAAGTATCCGTATCCGTAAGAAGTTCCTAACGGAAAGTGATCGTAAGCGAGAAGCGCGTAACGCTAAGTAATTTCACTTAGTCGTTCTTTAAGCTATAAAGCCCTGAGTTGATACAACTTAGGGCTTTTTGTTATTACAGAGCAGTAAAAATGAAACCCATTATCGTTACTGGTGGTCCGGGGGCGGGTAAAACGACCTTAATTGAAGCGTTAGCTGAATATGGTTATGCCACTTTTTCTGAAGGATCACGTACGTTGATTGAGCAGCAGAGCCAACAACCAGAAGGGGTATTGCCTTGGACTGATCTGCCTGAGTTTGCCCGTTTATGCTTAGAGCTGATGGTGGAGCAAAAACTCACCGCTCAGCAATCGCAAGTCGCTTTTATGGATCGGGCTATTGCTGATATTGTTGCCTATCTTAAAGTGGGTGGCTGTAAAGTGGAGCAAGAGTTTCTAGCTCAAAGTGCTGGGTACCATAGTCAGGTGTTGAGTTGTCGACCTGAAGCCTCGATTTACGTTCAAGATGATGTGCGTCCTCATAGCTTTGAAGAGGCCGTCGACATTCACGACATGCTAGTTAAAACCTATTCTGAGCTGGGTTATCAAGTGATAGAAGTGCCATGGGGAACCGTAAAAGAACGGGTAGCCTTTATTCGTCAGGTCACTGGTTTAGTGACTGAGGTGTGAAAGGGCTACTTTTGATTGAGTTTTTTCAGGAACTTGTCTGATTCTGCGATCGCTGCATTCATGTCGTTGATCGCGTACTGGATATCTTGTTCTAAACTTGCGAATTCGCCTTGCAAAGACCCAATCGCACTCGCATTAAGGTTGTGCTTCAAGTAAAGCGTATTGTCACGCAATGTATTGAGCACTGGCGTCATTTTATCTTCTGCACGCTTCATTGCACTTAACATCGCCTTGTATGAACGCTGTGTTTCTTTCAGTTTCTGCTCACTGGTGCGACGAAGTTTGTCGCTGGTATAGAGATCCAGTTCGCTTTGCCATTCTGTAAAGAGTGCGTCTGATACGTCCTCAATTGCGGCAATGCGATCACTCACTTCTTGCGCGGCTTGCTCGCTGTCTTGGTATTTAGCGTTGATTTTATTGTAGACGGCTTCTAGTTCACCACCGTTGAAGTTGGTCAGTGTCGACAGTGCTTCTAGTGCGCTGGTGAATTCTTGCTGGGCTTCTTGTTGTGACTGCTTGGCATCTTCAACACGATCTACCATGATATCGCGTTTGTGATAGCCTACTTGTTCCATAGCTGAGTAATAGGCAGATTGGCAGCCCGAAAGGGCAAAAATGGAGAGCATCAGCACCAGTAAGTACGGCATGATCGTGTCCTTTCCTTTAAAATGATGATGTTAGGATGGCGTAGTTGATAAGGAGATACAAGTTGAATATCGAACAACTGAGTAAGCAGAGCCTAAATTTCGGGCGCTATCTGTTCATTCGCATGGGACATGACAGAGTAAACGTTAATGCGGGGTATTTGGCTTACATTACCTTATTGTCGATCGTACCTATGTTGACGGTGTTGCTGTCAGTACTGTCTTCTTTTTCTGTCTTTGCCAATGCCGGTGACGTGATTCAAGATTTTGTTATTACTCATTTTGTTCCCGCAGCAGGGGACGCAGTTAAATTGGCTTTGTTTGAGTTTGTTGCCAACACAGGAAAGATGACCGCTGTAGGTGGTTTGTTTTTGTTTATTGCAGCGTTAATGTTGATTTCTAACATCGATAAAAATCTTAATTATATCTGGCGAGTACAACGTAAG
This sequence is a window from Vibrio coralliilyticus. Protein-coding genes within it:
- a CDS encoding AAA family ATPase, which encodes MKPIIVTGGPGAGKTTLIEALAEYGYATFSEGSRTLIEQQSQQPEGVLPWTDLPEFARLCLELMVEQKLTAQQSQVAFMDRAIADIVAYLKVGGCKVEQEFLAQSAGYHSQVLSCRPEASIYVQDDVRPHSFEEAVDIHDMLVKTYSELGYQVIEVPWGTVKERVAFIRQVTGLVTEV
- the glnA gene encoding glutamate--ammonia ligase; amino-acid sequence: MSVENVLSLIQENEVKFVDLRFTDTKGKEQHISIPAHQIDADFFEEGKMFDGSSVAGWKGINESDMVMMPDASSAVLDPFTEDATLNIRCDILEPATMQGYDRDPRSIAKRAEDYMRSTGVADTVLIGPEPEFFLFDDVKFATDMSGSFFKIDDVEAAWNTGSDYEEGNKGHRPGVKGGYFPVAPVDSSQDIRSAMCLIMEEMGLVVEAHHHEVATAGQNEIATRFNTLTSKADEIQIYKYVVHNVAHAFGKTATFMPKPLVGDNGSGMHVHQSLAKDGVNLFAGDKYGGLSETALYYIGGIIKHARAINAFANASTNSYKRLVPGFEAPVMLAYSARNRSASIRIPVVPSPKARRIEVRFGDPSANPYLCFAAMLMAGLDGIKNKIHPGEAMDKDLYDLPAEEAAEIPTVAYSLKDALDSLDADREFLTAGGVFSDDFIDSYIGLKSQDVEQVNMTTHPLEFELYYSV
- the typA gene encoding translational GTPase TypA, with the protein product MATPQIDKLRNIAIIAHVDHGKTTLVDKLLQQSGTLESRGEAEERVMDSNDIEKERGITILAKNTAINWNDYRINIVDTPGHADFGGEVERIMSMVDSVLLIVDAVDGPMPQTRFVTQKAFAHGLKPIVVINKIDRPGARPDWVMDQVFDLFDNLGATDEQLDFKVVYASALNGWASLEEGETGEDMEPLFETIVEEVTAPQVDLDGPLQMQVSQLDYSSYVGVIGVARVTRGSVKPNQQVTVIGADGKTRNGKVGTVMGYLGLERHEVEQANAGDIVAITGLGELKISDTICAQNQVEALPALSVDEPTVTMTFQVNTSPFAGKEGKFVTSRNILERLEKELVHNVALRVEQLDDPDKFRVSGRGELHLSILIENMRREGFELAVSRPEVIIKEEDGQLMEPYETVTIDVMEEHQGGIMENIGLRKGELTDMSPDGKGRVRMDFIMPSRGLIGFQTEFMTLTSGSGLLYHTFDHYGPHKGGEIGQRINGVLISNGMGKALTNALFNLQERGRMFIGHGVEVYEGMVVGIHSRDNDLTVNVLKGKQLTNVRASGTDDAQVLTPPIIMTLEQALEFIDDDELVEVTPESIRIRKKFLTESDRKREARNAK
- the glnL gene encoding nitrogen regulation protein NR(II): MSSELDNIILNHQVTSVLIMNESLQVRYANPAAEQLFSQSAKRIVDQPLSKLIQHASMDLALLSQPLQSGQSITDSDVTFVVDGKPLMLEVTVSPISWQKELMLLVEMRKIGQQRRLSQELNQHAQQQAAKLLVRGLAHEIKNPLGGLRGAAQLLERMLPDQSLTEYTQIIIEQADRLRSLVDRLLGPQKPGKKQQENLHLILEKVRQLVELEVDRSVTIERDYDPSLPEFLMDSDQIEQALLNIVSNAGQILQKQNNGNIIIRTRTVHQTNIHGQRCKLAARVEIIDNGPGIPAELQDTLFYPMVSGREGGTGLGLSIAQNLIDQHQGKIDVESWPGRTTFTIYLPI
- the glnG gene encoding nitrogen regulation protein NR(I), encoding MSKGYVWVVDDDSSIRWVMEKTLSSANIKCDTFSDAESVLLALERETPDVLVSDIRMPGIDGIELLRQVHDRSPELPVIIMTAHSDLDAAVNAYQKGAFEYLPKPFDVDETLTLVERAIAHSQEQKRDQASSDSNDYNTPEIIGEAPAMQEVFRAIGRLSRSSISVLINGESGTGKELVAHALHRHSPRASKPFIALNMAAIPKDLIESELFGHEKGAFTGANSIRQGRFEQANGGTLFLDEIGDMPLDIQTRLLRVLADGQFYRVGGHSPIKVDVRIVAATHQNLERLVHQGDFREDLFHRLNVIRIQIPALRERKQDIEKLTLHFLALAAEELGVDVKTLHPSAIEALNRLNWPGNVRQLENICRWLTVMASGSEILPADLPTELLEEKSNAHFDTDVSWQQQLSSWARQSLSQGDTELLTYALPEFERILLEAALEHTNGHKQDAAKVLGWGRNTLTRKLKELY
- a CDS encoding bifunctional diguanylate cyclase/phosphodiesterase, coding for MSSTTQITLRTAVVLPFVMIFLFTIGVIVTVQKRSYEEMVLDISDKQLTALTDNVTLELDNFLSRPFQASLSLSHNIGFNQLYEKGNTSVIEKFLLTSFHDLYRSIPQLDVIGFGGEGAEYIGFRKEANQNYTLMIQDDRTEQKLVIYRGQVVSDDIRSVFEGYDPRIRPWYAPVAKSRVPMWSSIYANADERQEITLSALTPVFQQQRFQGVVVADIKIGTFNTFLKKQQEKTSAAIYLFDQERRLVAHSTGGNVVSWGTPLSDKGQRLLATESSNPIVKKSAEHAFNHQFHSSPKTNRFSLDVNGKRYFNHITPYTDEFGLKWYIGVAISESDLLGQLPESQRDSWIIGVIASFIGIVIGLVAFNRIVTPITSTAAAAKHLAKGDWDSTMPKPGYIYETNMLVFAFNEMANNLKASFRALRSQLLFDSLTKLYSREGFIDTCDGLPKMNGCLLLIGINKFRDINDSLGHYKGDQLLVIIAERLKALFDEDCYMARIGGDEFAIYFTDHLNSEQITFATHRIQQMFAAPFVMEQESVVVSVAIGVVTESEHNSMTLWLRNGSIALSTAKQDLNQVSHYKPEMADISRKRTLMQAKIKDALEHNEFVPFYQPIVNLNTGEVIGAEALARWLSPTSGLISPLDFIPIAEESGLIGLIGEQILTQACEDTVKGMEEGKWDKNFHLHVNLSVKQLSNPDLGESLRSILTSSGLNADNLTLEITESRIVDNDPVIIHNMQSIRDLGIHIAIDDFGTGYSSLAYLHKLPFDCLKIDRTFVQKMEKEHLDTSIVAAIINMTQGMKVDLVAEGIETAEQAQMLVSLNCPQGQGFLFSHPVPFEEWPTDLVNMK
- a CDS encoding DUF2959 domain-containing protein; translated protein: MPYLLVLMLSIFALSGCQSAYYSAMEQVGYHKRDIMVDRVEDAKQSQQEAQQEFTSALEALSTLTNFNGGELEAVYNKINAKYQDSEQAAQEVSDRIAAIEDVSDALFTEWQSELDLYTSDKLRRTSEQKLKETQRSYKAMLSAMKRAEDKMTPVLNTLRDNTLYLKHNLNASAIGSLQGEFASLEQDIQYAINDMNAAIAESDKFLKKLNQK